Proteins co-encoded in one Setaria viridis chromosome 9, Setaria_viridis_v4.0, whole genome shotgun sequence genomic window:
- the LOC117840537 gene encoding flavin-containing monooxygenase FMO GS-OX-like 2 — protein MRRAEVAVVGAGAAGLVAARELLREGHAVAFFEKSGRTGGTWAYDPRADADPLGRDPASPGAVHGSLYASLRTNLPRELMGFSGFPMAGRVFAGDPRAFPGHREVLAFLDAFAEESGVAARVRLRAEVLRVAPLGQGERWAVAWRGEDGEVAEEVFDAVVVCNGHCTAPLVPKIRGIDKWRGKQIHSHNYRVPEPFRDQSVVVVGFAASGIDIAAEISRVAKEVHIAARYSEDRLGKIELYQNVWMHAEIDGIQDDGRVHFAEGSAVAADTILYCTGYRYHFPFLDLDGLTVDDNRVGPLYRHVFPPKYAPNLSFVGLPFKTIIFQALELESKWVAAVLSGHTALPSEEGMMTAVREDYRRMEEAGRPKRHTHALWPEWVEYMNWLADQVGEPHLEARRRDVYDRVLKCIWSLDDRYRDRWEEEEESATVATLQRKGSICQASYRDSSR, from the exons ATGCGGCGCGCGGAGGTGGCCGTggtgggcgccggcgcggcggggctggTGGCCGCGCGGGAGCTCCTCCGCGAGGGCCACGCCGTGGCCTTCTTCGAGAAGTCCGGCCGCACGGGGGGCACCTGGGCGTACGACCCGCGCGCGGACGCCGACCCGCTGGGCCGCGACCCGGCCTCCCCCGGCGCCGTGCACGGCAGCCTCTACGCGTCGCTGCGCACCAACCTGCCGCGCGAGCTCATGGGCTTCTCGGGCTTCCCGATGGCTGGCCGGGTCTTCGCGGGCGACCCGCGCGCGTTCCCGGGCCACCGGGAGGTGCTCGCCTTCCTCGACGCCTTCGCTGAGGAGTCCGGCGTCGCCGCGCGCGTCAGGCTCCGCGCCGAGGTGCTGCGCGTGGCGCCCCTAGGCCAGGGAGagcggtgggcggtggcgtGGCGCGGGGAGGACGGCGAGGTCGCTGAGGAGGTGttcgacgccgtcgtcgtctgcAATGGCCACTGCACGGCGCCTCTGGTGCCCAAGATCCGAG GAATTGACAAGTGGCGGGGAAAGCAAATTCACAGCCACAACTATCGCGTCCCAGAACCATTTCGAGATCAG AGTGTTGTTGTGGTAGGATTCGCAGCCAGCGGAATTGACATTGCTGCAGAAATCTCGCGTGTTGCCAAGGAAGTGCACATCGCGGCAAGATACTCGGAAGACAGGCTTGGGAAGATCGAACTCTACCAGAATGTCTGGATGCACGCAGAG ATAGATGGCATCCAAGACGATGGCCGAGTGCATTTTGCTGAAGGTTCAGCAGTAGCTGCAGATACCATTCTTTACTGCACAGG GTATCGCTACCATTTCCCATTCCTCGACCTGGACGGGCTCACTGTCGACGACAACCGCGTCGGACCATTGTACAGGCACGTCTTCCCGCCCAAGTACGCACCCAACCTCTCCTTCGTCGGGCTACCATTCAAG ACCATCATCTTCCAGGCACTGGAGCTGGAATCCAAGTGGGTCGCCGCCGTCCTGTCGGGGCACACCGCGCTGCCGAGCGAGGAGGGCATGATGACCGCCGTGCGGGAGGACTACCGGCGGATGGAGGAGGCCGGCAGGCCCAAGCGCCACACGCACGCGCTGTGGCCTGAATGG GTGGAGTACATGAACTGGCTGGCGGACCAGGTGGGGGAGCCGCAcctggaggcgcggcggcgcgacgtGTACGACAGGGTGCTCAAGTGCATCTGGTCTCTGGACGACAGGTACAGAGATCGatgggaagaggaggaagaaagcgcGACGGTGGCGACTCTGCAACGCAAGGGATCAATCTGCCAAGCGTCGTATCGTGATTCCTCTAGATGA